A stretch of the Papaver somniferum cultivar HN1 chromosome 6, ASM357369v1, whole genome shotgun sequence genome encodes the following:
- the LOC113287541 gene encoding prohibitin-1, mitochondrial — protein sequence MDFKKVKVPNVPGGGAASALVKVGLLGGIGLYAAFNSLYNVEGGHRAIVFNRLVGIKDKVYPEGTHLMIPWFERPVIYDVRARPHLVESVSGSRDLQMVKIGLRVLTRPVADELPSIYRTLGENYNERVLPSIIHETLKAVVAQYNASQLITQREAVSREIRKILTERATNFNIALDDVSITSLTFGKEFTAAIEAKQIAAQEAERAKFVVEKAEQDKKGAVIRAQGEAKSAQLIGQAIANNPAFITLRKIEAAREIASTIAQSANKVFLSSDDLLLNLQSMNLEPPSKKK from the exons ATGGACTTTAAGAAGGTGAAGGTACCAAATGTACCTGGTGGTGGTGCTGCTTCAGCTTTAGTTAAGGTTGGACTTTTAGGTGGAATTGGACTTTATGCTGCTTTCAACAGTCTCTACAATGTTGAAGGAGGTCATCGTGCTATCGTTTTCAACAGACTTGTTGGTATCAAAGACAAG GTTTATCCTGAAGGAACACATCTAATGATCCCATGGTTTGAAAGGCCAGTCATTTATGATGTCCGTGCACGACCTCATCTCGTGGAGAGTGTTTCTGGAAGCCGTGATCTCCAAATG GTCAAGATTGGGCTTCGAGTTCTTACCCGACCTGTAGCAGACGAGTTGCCTAGCATCTATCGAACTCTTGGGGAGAACTATAATGAGAGAGTCCTGCCTTCAATCATCCATGAAACATTGAAAGCTGTTGTAGCACAATACAATGCCAGCCAACTTATAACTCAAAGAGAG GCTGTGAGTAGGGAAATTAGAAAGATTCTGACTGAAAGAGCAACCAACTTTAACATTGCACTTGATGATGTATCCATCACAAGTTTGACCTTTGGGAAGGAATTCACAGCTGCTATTGAAGCAAAACAGATTGCTGCACAAGAGGCTGAGAGGGCTAAGTTTGTTGTAGAGAAAGCAGAGCAAGATAAGAAGGGTGCTGTTATCAGAGCACAG GGAGAAGCCAAGAGTGCTCAGCTAATAGGTCAAGCTATTGCAAACAATCCAGCCTTCATCACTTTGAGGAAGATTGAAGCTGCAAGGGAGATAGCATCGACTATAGCGCAGTCTGCGAACAAGGTATTCTTGAGCTCAGATGACCTATTGTTGAATCTTCAGAGCATGAACTTGGAGCCACCAAGCAAGAAGAAGTAA